In the genome of Polaribacter atrinae, one region contains:
- the ppk2 gene encoding polyphosphate kinase 2 codes for MEIKEGLSSEDFQSVKNNKELLALIGEKNEACKKVKKTIIYNEELRLLQIELVKLQRWISNTNQRVAIIFEGRDAAGKGGNIRRFMEHLNPRSSRLVALNKPTEIEKGQWYFQRYIKELPNPGEIVFFDRSWYNRAVVEPVMGFCSDQQYKEFLVQVPEFEHMMYEDGVVIIKFWLSISKDEQLRRFEGRKENPLKRWKFSPVDKQGQILWDRYTHYKGEMFSKTHTSYSPWMMIKTNDKKVARLEAIRHVLSQFDYEDKEAKTILTPDPNVVMRYYRSNTNID; via the coding sequence ATGGAAATTAAAGAAGGATTAAGTTCAGAAGACTTTCAAAGTGTTAAAAATAATAAAGAGTTATTAGCACTTATAGGTGAAAAGAATGAGGCTTGTAAGAAAGTGAAAAAAACGATTATATATAATGAAGAACTAAGGTTACTTCAAATAGAGCTAGTTAAATTACAACGATGGATTTCTAATACCAACCAGCGTGTTGCCATTATTTTTGAAGGACGAGATGCAGCTGGTAAAGGTGGTAATATTCGTAGATTTATGGAGCACCTAAATCCGCGTTCTAGTAGATTGGTTGCCTTAAATAAGCCTACAGAAATAGAAAAAGGACAATGGTATTTTCAGCGCTATATAAAAGAGTTGCCAAACCCTGGTGAAATTGTTTTTTTTGATAGAAGCTGGTATAATAGAGCTGTTGTAGAGCCTGTTATGGGGTTTTGTTCAGATCAACAATATAAAGAGTTTTTGGTGCAAGTGCCCGAGTTTGAGCACATGATGTATGAGGATGGTGTTGTTATCATTAAGTTTTGGTTATCTATAAGTAAAGATGAGCAGCTAAGGCGTTTTGAGGGAAGGAAAGAAAATCCATTAAAAAGATGGAAATTTAGTCCTGTTGATAAACAAGGTCAAATTCTTTGGGATAGATATACGCATTATAAGGGAGAAATGTTCTCAAAGACACATACTTCTTATAGCCCTTGGATGATGATAAAAACGAATGATAAAAAAGTAGCAAGACTAGAAGCTATTAGACATGTTTTATCTCAATTTGATTACGAGGATAAGGAAGCCAAAACAATTTTAACACCAGATCCTAATGTTGTAATGCGTTACTATAGGTCTAACACTAATATAGATTAA